The segment CCTCTTTTGAATTGCATGCATTGTATGATGATTTTTTTTAGCAAATCTTGCTAATTGAGACAGTTGGTCATTCTTGTTCAAGCCTTGAATTGTTTCAAGTACGAAGGAAAAATATTCATTAGTTAACTGAGCATGGCTTGCAACCTCATCACAGAAAGACTCCTCTGCGCTGTCATATAAAAGGGAATCCTTGTAAGCATCGCTTTCATCTCGAATTGAGTGAATAGCTTCATGGAGGATGGAAAATATAAAATCAAAAGCCTTTGTTTTAAAATTTACAAAAACAACCCTATGGTTGTTTATCTTAGTATAAAATGCATAGGCTTTTATTTTTTCATGAAAATCAGAAAATATAAGATTAACGCCTAGATTTTTCAGAAGGGTGAGGATGTGATGGAAATTCATCGGGGCGTCATTTTCGACACCACTAAGCTTTCTTAGGGAAGAAGAAGCTTTAGATATTTCAGCTTCAGTTTTGTTGTAGATTCTTAGGCTTTGCACAAGGCCGGGATCAGAAGCTTCTCTAAATAGCAATTCATATCCTGCAGCAAGGTCTTTGGCTTTTTCCTGCATAGAGTCAGTCAGCTTTGCTGTTTTTCGAGCACGGTGCATGGGTACAGTTATGCGAGAGTCTCTATCCGATGAAAAAAAAGCATCTGGAGCAACCTCAAGTGTCTTACATAGTTTTAATAGATGTCCACCTTTAGGCACTTGGCCTCTCGCCCAATCATTCAGGGCCTGACGGGAAACTCCTACTTGAGCAGCTACGCTTTTAAGTGTGAGCTTCTTCTTTTCTGCCAGTTTTTTGATTTGTTGCCCTTGCCAGCTCATATTGTCGCCCTCCATGTAAACTTTACTTTACGTATGAATTGCCAAAAGTCAAGGAAAAGCTTTATGTCAGGCAAAAAACTTTACGTATTGATCACAGGACATCCCGAACTTAGGGTGGTGTCAGACATGCATCATTAAACTGTCCTGAAATAGTCAACTTAAAGAACCTGTCCCTTATGTT is part of the Desulfonatronovibrio magnus genome and harbors:
- a CDS encoding helix-turn-helix domain-containing protein is translated as MSWQGQQIKKLAEKKKLTLKSVAAQVGVSRQALNDWARGQVPKGGHLLKLCKTLEVAPDAFFSSDRDSRITVPMHRARKTAKLTDSMQEKAKDLAAGYELLFREASDPGLVQSLRIYNKTEAEISKASSSLRKLSGVENDAPMNFHHILTLLKNLGVNLIFSDFHEKIKAYAFYTKINNHRVVFVNFKTKAFDFIFSILHEAIHSIRDESDAYKDSLLYDSAEESFCDEVASHAQLTNEYFSFVLETIQGLNKNDQLSQLARFAKKNHHTMHAIQKRIGAELPDFGDNLYRVETKLRKGSPTMREILFKTKDARGYVELWEKVSPIYLGHVIEQSDKLSTRRLCELLSIDSEIDAIEVKAELVRIKSVG